Within Anaerolineae bacterium, the genomic segment CACCCCTTCCAGGTTGTTGCCAGGGATGGGAAGCCGCACGCCCTCATGCGCTCCCACGGCGATCAGCACTGCCTGGAAGCCCTCGTTGAAGAGATCGTCCAGGTTGGTAACGGTGGTGTTCAGCCGCAACTCGACGCCCAGGTCTATGATGTCCTGCACCTCGCGATCCACGATCCAACTGGGCAGGCGGTATTCGGGCACTCCTACCCGCAGCATGCCACCCGCGACCGGCAGCGCCTCGAAGACGGTCACCGGGTAGCCCAGTTTGCACAAGTCCTGGGCGGCGGTGAGGCCACACGGCCCCGCGCCGATGATCGCCACCCGTTCCGTATAGCGCTTGGGGATCGGCTGGGGAGGGACGCGCGGCTTGGAATATACCATATCGGTCACGAAGCGCTTAAGGGCATGGATATTGACGGGCTCATCTACCTTGCCGCGGTTACAGGCGTCCTCACAGCGGTGATTGCAGATGCGGCCGCAGATGCCCGGGAAGGGGTTGTCTTCTTTGATCACCCGCAGCGCGTCCTCAAAGCGTCCTTCGCGGATGAGGGCGATGTACCCTTGGGCGCGCTGATGAGCCGGGCAGGCGTCACGGCAAGGGGCGATGCCGCGCTTTTCGATGGCGTAGGCGTTGGGGATGGCCTGCGGATAGAGTTTGTAGGCCGCCCGCTGCTGACGCAGCCCCTCGTCAAAGCGACCAGGGATGACTACCGGACAGACGTCGGCGCACTCGCCACAGCCGGTGCATTTGGCGACGTCAATGTAGCGAGGATGGGTGCGCACAGTGACGGTGAAATCGCCCGCAGTGCCTTGGAGGCTGACTACCTCACTGTTGGTCAAGATCTCGATGTTCAAATGGCGCCCCGTCTCGACCAGTCGCGGCGAGATGGTGCACATGGCGCAATCGTTGGTGGGGAAGGTCTTATCGAGCTGCGCCATGTGGCCGCCGATGGCCGATTGTCGCTCCACTAGGTAGACTTTATAGCCGGCCTCTGCCAAATCCAAAGCCGCCTGCATGCCAGCGATGCCGCCGCCTACAACCATGACAGCACCGATAATGCGGCCATTCGTCTCACAACCGTTGCCAGCCATCTCCCATCCCCCAAGCTGTCATAGAACTGATCTCACCAGCTACCGTAGTGTTTGCAATTTCCTTTCCGCGGCTGATTCGGCCCCAACCTGCGGATATGTTCCCGCCTCTATCCCTGAGGAGGGATTCCCTCGCCCGTAGGTTTATTACGATATGCCTTCGAACGGCAACACGTTGATACTGTCTAGATGGCCTCGATGGAACAACCCGCAACCGTTATTTGAGAAAGCTTTGGTGCTACCGATGTGAAGGTCTAAGCCCGACTCTTGCACCAAACGCGGGATGGCCTCTTCCTGGTAAGGGGCCAGGAGATGTAGACCTTGAACCTTGCCGATGCGCCTTAGCCTGGAGATCAAATCCAGCGCGATCTGAATGCCCTCCTCCCGAGGGTCCAGGGCATCCTCCATATGGGCCAGCATTATGTCTGGGATCGCGCAGCCAGGCAGCTCCTTCGAGAGGAAGCGAGCCTGTTGAGCATCTCGCAACACCATAACGGTGACGATCAGGTAAGTTTTGCCTAACAGATTACGCCGATCGAGGGCATCTAGCCACGCCGTGAAGCGGGACAGATCGAACACGGGAAGGGTCAACAGGAACTGGGCGCCGGCGTTGATCTTCTTTTCCACGGCGAGAGCCTCATAGCGCGGTGCCAGCGCATAAGGTGAGACGACCGCGCCCAAGAAGTATTTGGGGCGGCATCCGACGGGTTCACCATCTATGTTCACCCCCTCGTCGCGCAGCCGCCGCAGCATCCATAACGCCTGCACCGGGTCGAGGTCATTAAGGCCAGGGCGCGGAGTCGGTCCGGAGCCTGCCCACTCACTCTTATTGAATAGGCACAAGATGTTGCGCACGCCCACAGTGGCCGCCCCTATCGCCTCCGCCTCGATCGCATAGCGGTCGCGATGATAGACTTGAAGGTGCAAGAGTGGTTCCAAACCGAGTTGAAGGCTGGAGATCGCGCAGGCCAACGCGCTCATACACGGCACCTCAGGCGGCCGGCTCAGGAAACCAACAGCATGAACATTCCCCCTGAGGCACTTAGCCACCTGAGCGATGCGGTCCAGCCTGGCTTCCGGCGGCGCGGCCGCTCCGGCTATCACGACGAACCGCCGACTCCGCAGCGCGTCCTCCAGGGGCGAGGCAGGCTCCGTGTACGCAGGCGGATGGTATCGGCCATCGCCGCGCCACCACGACGGCTGCCTAAGCTCATAGCGAAAGGCTTCCCATTCGGCATGGAAGCGCGCTCGATCAGCGATCAGATCTCGCAGCCGAGGCCCTTGCGCACGGCTGCGCCAAATCCGATACGCAGTCAGGATCGTCTCACAGCCCACACGCCGGCTATCCAGCGGAGCAACGACCTCCAACAATCTGTCCAAATCACCTCGCTGCTCAGCGCGCCGATAAATGCGAGCCCATGCACAACCTTCCGCCGGACCAGAGAAGCAATGTTCAGGTGGCGAGTCAAGACAGGGGCCGTTGCGCAGGCCGTCAGGACAGCTCATCGGGCAGATGAAGCCAGTCTCCAGCAGGAGGCAATGTCCACACATCCGGCATCCGAAGAGCGCGCCCTTAACCCAACGTTCGACGCCGGCGACCCAACGAGCCAGCGGCGACTGAGGCACCAGCGGGCGAAAGACCGCACGCGAATGCCGAGACGCAATCCCCAGCACCATCTCCTCCTCCTTCACGGCTTCTTAATCTAGAGAGGATGCCTCAAACCTCTCTCACCGTTCGAGACATCCCTTGAAGAGGCATTCTAAGGCCAGCCCTTACTCGGTCATCACGATGCGGCGCGGTCGGCAGCCGCCACAAGCTGTCCCATCTCAGCTTCGACGGTGGATTGTCTAGGTGGCCGCTCGATTCCGGATTCCTGGATCAAGCGTGGCACCACCGATTCCCATCCTACGGCCATGATATGAATGCCAGCAATGCCGGGGGTCCGCTTCAAGCGATCTATGATCTCCAACGCAATCTGAACCCCTTCTTCTTCCGGATCTACCGCCCGCTCCATGCGCTCGATAATGTGCTTAGGCACGATGACGCCGGGGACCTCCTCATTCATGAAGTGAGCAGCCCTCGCGCTCTTAAGCGGACCAACGCCGGCCAAGATATATACCCGCCCCAACAGGTTACGCTTATCCAACTCCTCGAGCCAGCGCTCAAAGGGACCGAAATCATACACGAGCTGGGTCTGGAAGAACTGGGCGCCAGCGTTAACCTTCTTCTCCTCTCGCAGAGCCTGGTACTTGGGATGGGAAGCATAAGGAGAAGCGGCTGCGCCCAGGAAATAGCGTGGCGGCGTCTTCATCGTGCGCCCATCGAGGAACTTGCCCTCGTCCCGCATTCGCCGCAGGATCCATAGCATCTGAATGGAATCCAGATCCACTGGCTCCAGCTTGGCCATGGGTGATGGCCCCAGCTTGGGATGATCGCCTGAAAGGCAAAGGATATTGCGAATGCCTAGGGCGCTAGCTCCCAACGCGTCAGCCTGCACCGCCATACGCGTGCGATCACGGGCGGTCATCTGGAACACGGGCTCTACCCCTGCTTGCAGGCACAGCACAGCACATGCCAGGCTAGACATGCGCGGCGTAGCGGAGGGGTTATCGGTGAAGTTGGCCGCGTCGATATAATCCGCCAGCATACGCACTTTCTTATCCACTAACTCCCCCGTAGCCGAGAGCGGCGGGGCGATCTCAGCGGTGACGACGAAGGCTCCCGACTTCAGGCGGGCCTCCAGATTAGACATGACGCCTTCGTATGCTGGCGGATGGGGCTTGGCATCCCCTTGCCACCACTCAGGCTGGCGCAGCTCATAGAAGAACTCTTCCCATGCCCGTGATAAGTTCTCGCGGTTGAAGATATCACGCAATGCGATCTTCAAGCCTCCTCGCGCCTTCCAATGGCGATAGAGCTCCAGCCACGTCTCCTGGCCAACACGGCGGCCATCTAGCGGTGCCTGCACCTCTAGCAGCCGATCTAGACGTCCCATCCGTTCCGCTCGTTCGTAGATCTTGTACCAGATGCATGGGCGCGTGGCATCTACGTAGCACCGTTCCGGCGTTGAGCCTCCGCAAGGCCCGTTGCGTACGCCCTTGGGACAGGCCATCGGACAGATGAAAGCGGTTTCCTGCAGGATGCAGTTCCCGCACATGCGACAGCCGAAGAGGGCACCCTTAATCGCTCGCTCGAACGCAGTAAATAATCGCACGAGAAAAGATGGCCGTTCGAGTGGGTAGTAGGGCGGTTGAAACCGTCTCGGCGCGAAGAGGGGCATTACCGGTCCTCCCAACACAGGCTAACACATAAGCGAGAACTCGATCATCACCAACTGCTCCTAATCTAAAGCTCTCGGCGGTTTCTGTCAATGATCTCCCGCATCCTCGGGCAGGGTCAATTTGAACGCGCGCAACGTGTTCTGCATCAGCATGGCGATGGTCATTGGCCCCACACCACCGGGTACTGGCGTGATAGCGGAGGCCACTTCTTTGACCTCATCGAAGGCCACATCACCAACCAGGCGATAGCCCGATTTGCGGGAGGGATCAGAGATCTGGTTCACGCCCACATCAATCACCACTGCGCCCGGCTTCACCCAATCGCCGCGCACCATCTCTGGCCGGCCCACGGCCACCACCAGCACGTCCGCCTCGCGCGTCACTGACGGCAGATCTCGGGTGCGGGAATGACACACCGTCACAGTTGCGTTCGCATGGAGCAGCAAGAGCGATACGGGCAGGCCAACGATGTTGCTGCGCCCCAACACCACCGCTCGGCTCCCCTCCAGCTTCACGCCGGTTCGCTCAAGGAGGACCATAACCCCGTACGGAGTACATGGGATGAAGAGCGGCTCGTGCCCCTTCATAGCCAGCCGGCCGATGTTGATGGGATGAAAGCCGTCCACATCCTTCTCCAGGCTGATGGCGCTCAGCACCGCCCGTTCGTTCAGGTGCGGGGGCAGTGGCAATTGGACCAGGATGCCGTGGATCGAGGGATCGGCGTTTAACTCGCGTACCAGCCCTTCTACCTGCTCCTGAGTGGCGTCGGCCGGTAGCTTCGGCTTGACCGAGTACATGCCCAGCTCTTCGCATGCTTGGCTCTTCATGCGCACATAAGTGGCCGAAGCAGGGTTATCACCCACCAGTACCGTGGCTAAGCCAGGCACCTTTCCGTATTTGGCCTTTAACCGCTCAACCTCTACCTTGACCTGCTGGCGGATCTCCGCAGCGATAGCTTTTCCATCAATGATCGTAGCGGTCATTTCGATGACACCTCCGCGCAAGCCTCGCTGTCACTAAGAAAAGCGACTTTTACAGCCGCAGATACGAGTCAGTGTAGATCACCTTGTTCAGTAAGACCTGCACGGTCTTGTAGACGGCTACTTGCTCAGGATCGTCCATGTCCACATCCTCGGGCTGCAACTCCTGCTCCGCAGCAATGGCATCGTACAGTTTGAGCAAGAGCCGGCCCAGCGGCGTGCTGCCATCCCGCTCCTCCACAATGCGAATGTACTCCTTAAGCTCCCTATCGAGCGGGTTGGCGATGGCGCAATCGAGGCCGGCAGCCATCAACATGACCATGTACACGCGGTTGATCAACGAGCGATTCTCACTGGGCACTGCGTTGGAGACGTTGGACAGGCCCACCGACACCTTCGGCGGCGGATCGGCCACAAACTTGAGCATCCGCACCGCCTGGATG encodes:
- a CDS encoding methylenetetrahydrofolate reductase C-terminal domain-containing protein, which translates into the protein MVLGIASRHSRAVFRPLVPQSPLARWVAGVERWVKGALFGCRMCGHCLLLETGFICPMSCPDGLRNGPCLDSPPEHCFSGPAEGCAWARIYRRAEQRGDLDRLLEVVAPLDSRRVGCETILTAYRIWRSRAQGPRLRDLIADRARFHAEWEAFRYELRQPSWWRGDGRYHPPAYTEPASPLEDALRSRRFVVIAGAAAPPEARLDRIAQVAKCLRGNVHAVGFLSRPPEVPCMSALACAISSLQLGLEPLLHLQVYHRDRYAIEAEAIGAATVGVRNILCLFNKSEWAGSGPTPRPGLNDLDPVQALWMLRRLRDEGVNIDGEPVGCRPKYFLGAVVSPYALAPRYEALAVEKKINAGAQFLLTLPVFDLSRFTAWLDALDRRNLLGKTYLIVTVMVLRDAQQARFLSKELPGCAIPDIMLAHMEDALDPREEGIQIALDLISRLRRIGKVQGLHLLAPYQEEAIPRLVQESGLDLHIGSTKAFSNNGCGLFHRGHLDSINVLPFEGIS
- a CDS encoding methylenetetrahydrofolate reductase C-terminal domain-containing protein, with product MPLFAPRRFQPPYYPLERPSFLVRLFTAFERAIKGALFGCRMCGNCILQETAFICPMACPKGVRNGPCGGSTPERCYVDATRPCIWYKIYERAERMGRLDRLLEVQAPLDGRRVGQETWLELYRHWKARGGLKIALRDIFNRENLSRAWEEFFYELRQPEWWQGDAKPHPPAYEGVMSNLEARLKSGAFVVTAEIAPPLSATGELVDKKVRMLADYIDAANFTDNPSATPRMSSLACAVLCLQAGVEPVFQMTARDRTRMAVQADALGASALGIRNILCLSGDHPKLGPSPMAKLEPVDLDSIQMLWILRRMRDEGKFLDGRTMKTPPRYFLGAAASPYASHPKYQALREEKKVNAGAQFFQTQLVYDFGPFERWLEELDKRNLLGRVYILAGVGPLKSARAAHFMNEEVPGVIVPKHIIERMERAVDPEEEGVQIALEIIDRLKRTPGIAGIHIMAVGWESVVPRLIQESGIERPPRQSTVEAEMGQLVAAADRAAS
- the folD gene encoding bifunctional methylenetetrahydrofolate dehydrogenase/methenyltetrahydrofolate cyclohydrolase FolD, with amino-acid sequence MTATIIDGKAIAAEIRQQVKVEVERLKAKYGKVPGLATVLVGDNPASATYVRMKSQACEELGMYSVKPKLPADATQEQVEGLVRELNADPSIHGILVQLPLPPHLNERAVLSAISLEKDVDGFHPINIGRLAMKGHEPLFIPCTPYGVMVLLERTGVKLEGSRAVVLGRSNIVGLPVSLLLLHANATVTVCHSRTRDLPSVTREADVLVVAVGRPEMVRGDWVKPGAVVIDVGVNQISDPSRKSGYRLVGDVAFDEVKEVASAITPVPGGVGPMTIAMLMQNTLRAFKLTLPEDAGDH